In the genome of Bacteroides mediterraneensis, the window TGTTGAATGCGAAGTTGCACCAGAAGGAGGCTGAAATTGTGGCAAAGGCCGGTCAGAGTTCTACGGTAACCATTGCGACCAATATGGCCGGTCGTGGTACCGATATCAAGCTGAGTCCGGAAGTGAAAGCCGCAGGTGGTTTGGCCATCATTGGTACGGAGCGTCACGAATCCCGTCGTGTAGACCGTCAGTTGCGTGGTCGTGCCGGACGTCAGGGAGACCCGGGTTCTTCAGTTTTCTTTGTTTCATTGGAAGATGATTTGATGCGTTTGTTCTCTTCCGACCGTATTGCAACTGTTATGGACAAGCTGGGCTTTAAGGAAGGAGAAATGATTGAGCATAAGATGATTTCCAATTCTATCGAACGTGCCCAGAAGAAGGTGGAAGAAAACAACTTCGGTATCCGTAAGCGTCTGCTGGAATACGATGACGTGATGAACAAACAGCGTACAGTGGTTTATACGAAACGTCGCCATGCGCTGATGGGAGAACGTATCGGTATGGATATTGTCGATATGATTTGGGACCGTTGTTACAATGCCGTACAGCAGCCTGCTTATGAAGATGCCAAGATGGAGATTCTTCAGGTACTGGCGATGGAAACTCCATTCTCGGAAGAGGATTTCCGCACGAAGAAGAAAGACGACCTGGCCGAACAGACATTCCAGGAAGCGATGGCACTTTTCAAACGGAAGACTGAACGTATGGCTCAGATTGCCAATCCGGTGATTAAGCAGGTATATGAGGCACAGGGTCACATGTACGAAAACATCATGATTCCGATTACCGATGGCAAGCGGATGTATAACATCTCTGTGAATCTGAAGGCTGCTTACGAAAGCGAGTCCAAGGAAATTGTGAAGGCTTTTGAAAAAGCTATCCTGTTGCATACCATCGATGATGCCTGGAAAGAAAACTTGCGTGAACTGGACGAATTGAAACATTCCGTACAGAATGCAAGCTACGAACAGAAAGACCCGCTGTTGATTTTCAAACTCGAGTCTGTCAACTTGTTCGATAACATGGTCAACAAAATCAACAACAATACAATCTCCGTATTGATGCGTGGACAGATTCCGGTACAGGAGCCGGAGCAAGTGCGTGAGGCTGCTCCAGAACCTCAGGCTCCTCGTCAGCAGTATCGTGAAGAAAAGCAGGATTTGAATGATCCGGCTCAGAGCGAAGCTGCGGGACGTGATACCCGTGAACAGAAGCAGGAACCCTATCGGGCTGAAAAAACGGTAGGACGTAACGATCCATGTCCTTGTGGCAGCGGATTGAAGTACAAGAATTGCCATGGAAAGAATGCCTGATTGAGCATTTAGATTCATTCAGATAGACACGGATTCCGTCGTTTTCAGATTTTTATTTCTTAATTTAGAATAATCTGTGAAAACGATGGAATCCGTGTCTTTTTTATTTATTACTTTTGTTTCCAAACAAAAAAAGTCGCAGATTATGAAGAAATATATGTGGGCCGGAATTATTCTGGCAGCAACGATGCTTGTTTCGTGTGGAGGCTTGCAGACATTTACTTTTGACCAGCTTCACCCGGCTGAAGTCACTTTCCCGGAACAGGTGCGTACCATAGCGGTAGTGAATCATGCTCCTTCCATTCCTTCGCCTAAAAAGAATTTGCTTACTTTGGGAAAACTTGAGGGAGATGGAAAAGTGCTGGCAGAAACCTTGGCAGGAGGATTGGCCGACAGCCGGTATTTTAATCAGGTGATTATTTCCGACTCTGTACTTACGCAGGAAAGAACCGGAGGAGAACTGATTCCTCAGGCAGTGGTAGACAGTTTGACTCAAGTGTTAGGGGCCGACATGATTCTTTCGGTAGATCAGATACAGTTGCTGACTGCTAAGAAAGAAATTTATTATCCAGGGTTTGTTCCCTTGGCCGCTTTCGATTTGAAAATCCGTCCTGTAGTGCGTGCGTATGTGCCTTCACGTCTGATGCCGGTAATGACACTGGCCAAGGTGGATAGCTTGTTGTGGGATTTTACACCTGCATTGTCGGATTATAATGTGGTGAATGAAGCTTCCAATCACGCGGCCTACACGCTGGTCAACCAGCTGGTGCCTCATTGGGGAAATGCCGACAGGATTTACTTCGACGGAGGAAACCCGGACATGCGTGATGCGGCTGTATCTTTGCGTGAAGGTGACTGGCAGGAGGCCGGCCGGATTTGGACAAATCTGTATAATTCGCTGAAGAAAGGAAAAATGAAATCGCGTGCTGCCTTTAATATGGCTTTGGCCTGCGAGGTACAGGGGCAGATGGAAGACGCCAATTCGTGGATTGAGAAGGCCCGGAAAAGCGCTTCTCCAGGATCTGAGGAAGAGCGCGCTGCTACCTTCTATGCTGCCATTTTACAGGACCGCACGAAAGATTTTCTGAAATTAAACCTGCAAATGCGGCGTTTTGGCAACAATTTCAACTAATATTTCTTGTCTGATTCATTTTTTTTGTACATTTGAGTACATATAAAAATATAGCCTATGGAATTAAGTGAACAGTCACGTGCTGCAATTGCTTCTGCTTTGCAGGAAGCCCTTTGCCGGTATGTCACGGGAGGAGAAGATTCTGTTGTGACAGATATTCATCTGCAACCGAATTCGGACAGCGGGGAATTGGTTATTTACGATGATGATGACCATGAATTGTCCCGTGCGATTATCAGTGAATGGGTGGATTATGAAAGCGATGACTTTTATACCGTAGTGGAACCGATTCTTCGCAAGGAGATAGAAGCTTTAAAGGAGACGGGGCGACTGGATAAACTCTGCCTGATGAAACCTTATTCATTTGTGCTGGTGGACGATGAAAAGGAGACTGTGGCAGAACTTCTGATTGTGGACGAGGAAGATACCTTGTTGTTGAGTGGCGAGTTGTTGAAGGGGCTCGATGAAGAACTCGATGCCTTTCTGAAAGACTTGCTGGAGCGTTAAAGTCCGATACAATGGGAGAGCGAATCACATTCCGCCGTAACGAGGGGTTGCGGAGCATACATCCCCAGTGGAGAGGGAATCCGACAGTCAATGGGAAATTTTTCAATCGCCAGCATCGTTGGAAACCCGGTATGGGGAGTGTGTTGAAATGGCGTTTCTCTCCCAATCCCCAGCGGAAGGAAAAGCGGACCATCAAATGGAATCCAAAAGTCCATTATCTCACTTCTTTGGATAAAGTGGTGGGGAATTCTTTAATCTGGCTGGGGCATAACTCCTTCTTCCTGCAGCTGGGCGGAAAACGCCTGATGATTGACCCTGTATATGGGAACATTCCGTTTGTCAGGCGTCGTAGTCAGTTTCCGGCAGACCCTTCTATTTTTCGTGAGATTGATTACCTGTTGATTAGTCATGACCATTTCGACCATCTGGACAAGCCCAGCGTAGCCCGTCTGGTGGCCGACAATCCCCAAATCAAATTATTCTGCGGACTGAATACGGGGGCACTCATAAAGAGTTGGTTCCCGGAGTTGGAGGTGATAGAGGCTGCCTGGTATGAACAATATACCGATGGCGACTTGTGCCTCACGTTTCTGCCCGCCCAGCATTGGAGCAAGCGGGGAGTGAGCGATGGGGGAGAGCGCCTGTGGGGATCCTTTATGATTCAGGGAGGCGGCATTACCATCTATAATAGCGGGGATACCGGATATGCCCGTCATTTTGAAGAAATAGCACGGTTCTTTCCGCATATCGACTATTGCATGATTGGAATAGGGGCTTATAAACCTCGCTGGTTTATGAAGCCGAACCATATTTCTCCGTATGATGCCTTGACGGCCTCGGCAGACATGCATGCACGGGTCACGATTCCCATGCACTATGGCACGTTCGACCTCTCAGATGAACCGTTGTTCGATCCGCCTCATGTGTTTGCGGCAGAAGCCAGAAAGCGGGGGATGCCTGTCATCATTCCCGAACTGGGAGAGGTCGTGAAGCTGCAACCTCTTCGCTGAAGAAAATCCTGAAGAAAACGATAGAAAGAAGAGATCATAAAAAAAGTCCGGAAACCAACTTTTCTGAATGATTCAGAAAACTGATTTCCGGACTTTCTATATGAGTCTGTTTTGTTCAAGTCATACATAAATCCGCCGGTCATCGGCAGCGGGTTACTTCGTGTGAGTGTTTTCGCTCAACATGACGTACCCCCAGATCATCGGATCTGCATTTGCAATTTTGTGAAGAATCTTTGTTACCTTTTTCATAACTGTTATCCTTTCATTTGCTTTTAAGTTAGTACCTATTATATTTAATCTCTAGTTTAGTTTTTCCGGGTGCTCTTCGCAGAGGACCTTTCGAAGCTTTATGGTTTGTTTTTGTTATCCTTAATCTTTTTATCCTTTCCCTCCGGTACCCTTTCGGGCCCTTCGTTCGTTTTATTACACTGCAAAGGTAATGCCTTTTTTCTAGAAAATATGTTTTATAGCATATATTTTTATTTTCCTCATGTTTTATTGATGTAAATCAACCAAGCTGAGTGCTGCTGACAAATTGTCGTTTTTGCCTGTCAGTATCGGCTGACAGAATTGCGTTTTTTGTGTGGGGGTAATGAAAATGGCAGTCTGACGAGGGATATGGCCCGATGGAGGATGTGTCAGGTTTCACTTGTCCTGAAAATAAATGATAAGATTTTGTGTTTCTTTTGTTACAAAAGGTATAGCTTTACGTTTACCTTTTTGAAAACAACTTGTACGACCGATTTAAGAAGCATGAGCAAAGAGACACTGACATCGACCTTCACTGATTTGAGAAAGAATTTTCTCAGGTTGGCAATGCGTTTTCTTCCCAATAGAGAGGATGCCGATGACGCATTGCAGGAGGCTTTCTTCCGCTTGTGGAAACATGCAGACCGGATTGACTCGCGCGAAGAGGCAGAAGCTCTTACGGTTGCTACGGTGAAGAACCTGTGCATTGATGTCCTGCGTAAAAAGGAGCATCTGCCTACGGTGGAACTGGACGAACACCGGGACGAATCTGTTACCGATTCGGCTGACGAGATTCTGGAGAAAGAAGAACGTTTCCGTGCAGTGGAGCGTATCATTGCACAGAGGCTGACACCGCTTCAGCAACAGATTTTGCGGATGAAAGAGTATGAAGGGAGAAAATACAATGAAATAGCCGATATACTGGGTATGCAAGAACCGGCAGTACGTATGCAACTGTCGAGGGCGAGAAAGGAAATCAGAGAATGTTATTTAAAACAGATGGAACGATGAAAAAATACGAACGTACTATCCCACAATGGAAAGAACTGGCCAGACGTTATTTCGAGGCTGAAACAACTGAGGCCGAGGAGGAAGCGCTGGTACGCTTTC includes:
- a CDS encoding DUF6340 family protein, whose translation is MKKYMWAGIILAATMLVSCGGLQTFTFDQLHPAEVTFPEQVRTIAVVNHAPSIPSPKKNLLTLGKLEGDGKVLAETLAGGLADSRYFNQVIISDSVLTQERTGGELIPQAVVDSLTQVLGADMILSVDQIQLLTAKKEIYYPGFVPLAAFDLKIRPVVRAYVPSRLMPVMTLAKVDSLLWDFTPALSDYNVVNEASNHAAYTLVNQLVPHWGNADRIYFDGGNPDMRDAAVSLREGDWQEAGRIWTNLYNSLKKGKMKSRAAFNMALACEVQGQMEDANSWIEKARKSASPGSEEERAATFYAAILQDRTKDFLKLNLQMRRFGNNFN
- a CDS encoding MBL fold metallo-hydrolase, with the translated sequence MGERITFRRNEGLRSIHPQWRGNPTVNGKFFNRQHRWKPGMGSVLKWRFSPNPQRKEKRTIKWNPKVHYLTSLDKVVGNSLIWLGHNSFFLQLGGKRLMIDPVYGNIPFVRRRSQFPADPSIFREIDYLLISHDHFDHLDKPSVARLVADNPQIKLFCGLNTGALIKSWFPELEVIEAAWYEQYTDGDLCLTFLPAQHWSKRGVSDGGERLWGSFMIQGGGITIYNSGDTGYARHFEEIARFFPHIDYCMIGIGAYKPRWFMKPNHISPYDALTASADMHARVTIPMHYGTFDLSDEPLFDPPHVFAAEARKRGMPVIIPELGEVVKLQPLR
- a CDS encoding RNA polymerase sigma factor produces the protein MSKETLTSTFTDLRKNFLRLAMRFLPNREDADDALQEAFFRLWKHADRIDSREEAEALTVATVKNLCIDVLRKKEHLPTVELDEHRDESVTDSADEILEKEERFRAVERIIAQRLTPLQQQILRMKEYEGRKYNEIADILGMQEPAVRMQLSRARKEIRECYLKQMER